Sequence from the Primulina huaijiensis isolate GDHJ02 chromosome 16, ASM1229523v2, whole genome shotgun sequence genome:
actagtatattggataAATATGAAAAGGTTAATAGGTCTTGTAGGCTTATAACATTAGCCTATGGCTCAGGGCTACGATAAAAggtatgaaaatcaaaatttgagagaaatatttgaattttcatcattttcactCTCATTTCATTCACCGTtactttttgttttcttctcatTCATATCctccatttcttttttttaccACTTTTTGATTAAttcttttttgttgtttttcttcttcttttctttctcaACTTTTTTAtacacattatttttttttcaaggaGTATTTGATTCATTTCAACACCAATGAACTTATTTATCTCAAAATTAGGGAGGATAATAAATGTATAAGCTTCATTTGGTAGTTGTTGTGGGATATAAAATAGATACAATTGGGGGCTAGTTGTATGTCATTGACACACACCACTTGATTCTTAGTAGGTTCAAAATGGGACACTAGAGATATTTCATGTTCATTCGGTAGGCTCGAAGGCTCAAAAGGTTCCAAAGATTGCCTAAATCATTCATATGTCATATAGTATCCGTATTTCGCATTGAAAAGTGTTCAAACAAGTttagattgttagagtaggtgccaatcgagccaagtgttggccgagggttcatgattaaactctatgtataaacaatatttattttaattatatttgaaattattgttgtggcacatctttatctgtatatccatgctagttgtatagataaagtccttgaatatacaaatagtagaaaaaatatgagatgctcatatgatgagtatcatgaaactcatatttggaatactgtatattctaaacagttcctagtcaattcagcCATCGCTAAGAatgatataggccgctcgagtttgagactagtatctgcgatgtgagtaccatgattcattggtaggggacattgtgatgtccgagcatgcagataggtactctttgtagagtgcactgaacaaccctccataaaggactttccaagtggttctcatttatcaagtggaaacgtcctagtttatggttgtacaccattaatcctatgacccaggacaacattgagactctatatgctagcattgcacttggacttgtttaccgactcatatggggtcatcaggtggcaaagttgggtgttttgtcgaaacatataggagtcgatgcattgtagtcggggattcacctcttacctttgggtatggatatcctatgtgtatgtagttcaAAATctctgtacgctaaccatattggaatggttcttgcaggcactatcatttgatacctaaggaatcatgtaagcgatgctgctaggcttCTAACATGCATGATTGGTTTGGTACTattagacttgagttctgacgttcttattatcaaggagttgataagtaagaatggatcAACtgaggtatgctcatataaggacatgtttagtcccgaatcacattgagatgtgaacccacagctagttgtatcattaaaccattgagggtcacacaagtgctaactttttagatcccgttgagaagtaaattaaaatagttcaatgtgttgaacagcTTATAAAAGAGTTAATAAtcataaagaaaaatagaagtatgacttctataagaagattatgaggaatgtaacttttaatttgtgaaagtgttcctaagttaaaagttggtcaaacaaataatgtatttgaaaattgtgattttcataaacattattatggactaaattaaattaattcaagtgttgaattaattaaatactagtaggcttagtagagtccaaataattaaattaattcaagtattgaattaattaaataatattgggtcttgtagagcccaatagtaaataattatttaactagtgggcttgagtaaaatcaaataaagtttaattaatctcaaatgtgtttgagatatttaaattgaAGTCCATAGGCTTTGTtattgttacatgcccaaataaaaaatGCATGCATGGGATGTGAAGGCTTGGAGGctactttttcaataaacaagatATCTATTTGCTCATGCACTTTTTCAAGCATCAAGAAAATTTCTTCCCCTTCTCTCCTCCTAAGCTTTGGCCGAAAATTCTCTTCAAAGTTTTCcctcatttttttcttcttcaattgttgaggaaagcttacccttctcaaagaaaaattctctaatttttctagtacaaaattagaggggatcttcctacttggtggtggacctaatttgaaggaaagaaaccATTTGAGAAAGGAGTGctcaaggaagcttgtagattgggtcaatcattcaagagcttagttgtttcacaactaagttggagccatcatcaatcctttgtgattgatagttaaaaatttctaaaacaccctatgaatgtcatttttgtgttttatggtatttgctacacacaacTAGTAGAGGTGCTTGGTTTTCTTCATGATTACCCTCAATCCATTAGTTATCTCATACCAACCAATCATATGCATTGTTCAATCAAAATGATATCTGAGGTAGGCACAAAAAGAAATTAAAGCATCTTAATCAACTCGAATCTCAATGGGCTAGCAATAGATAATAAACAATGAAACCGGgctaaaaaatattgaaaacaacTGCCAAGATCATCTCTGTGTTCGCAAAATTGTCAGTCAATGTCATGTGAGAATTACTAAAAATTAGATATTCTTTGTCTATTTAGCTTCACATGTATGTAAATTGCATCTAAGCATCGATATTACTAACAAACATGACAATGAGAAAAAATTTGTGACTTTGAAGTTATCATGAACACATGTATTCAGAACCACAACTTCATTCTCATCATCGGCCACTTAATGACTTATCCATGACTCTTTTCTAACAACTCTAGCATGCAATAATGAATTTTTTCCCTTAATCTAAGGATTCGACTAGACTCTACTGTGTAGGGAGTAAATAATCATGCAGTGCAGTCCTCAAAACGAATTAATAACTCGAACTCAAACAAGCGAAGCAAAGAGCAAAATTAACGACAACACCCCCTCCAAAACTTAAGTACGTGCATTTTCCCCAATGTACAATAATAAACCAAGAAAAACATGAGATCAAGTACCTCATACAGCGAGCATCAGGACTCATTGTCCTCGCCCGAGTCATCCTCCTCGTCCTTATCATACTCGGCATCATCCTCTATTGGTCGGTGTGAAAACGCTGGCAGAGGTGGAAATGGCTCTCGGAGGCACTGGTAGCAGGGAAGAGCTGTGCAAGCACATGAGTAAAATTGTGCGTGTAATCCATGTGTTTGCGTGTGATCCTCCACTATCTTCTCGTCATGCGCTCTAAGTCATCGAGATGCTCGTGTGTGGTCTGTCCTCTCTCAACACGTGCCTGTCGTGCGTGTGGTGCCTTGGAGTGAGCTGTGCCTGTGTTCCACTACCTGAAACCTCGCCCAGACCACTCTCAATCTGCCTCTGTCTCTTATCCCTCGGGATCTTTCCAACAAGTAAGATATCGCCTTTTTTGTGCACGCATGCTCACTATCATCCCATGTAACCCCCGCTAGACGGCAGAGATCCGTGATGGTCCAAGAATGGGGCATGCTAACTGTGGAGGTGCCCTGAGCAGCATGCAAAATCGAAGTCATGATCACCCGACCTGCATCCACTGTCTTGCTGGTGATGATACAGTAAACAAATGTTGCCTTTGTCTTCGTCACATCCGACACATGCCCATATGGCATCAACCGCGAGGCTACAAAATTATACCAGTTATATGCCTCTCTTATCATGGAAGTCGTTGGGAATGTGAACGGGGCTCGTTGATTATTTAGCTTATAAACCGTGTGCGGCTCACAAAGTGTGGTGATGATCGCCTCATAGGGGTAGGCCTCTCTCATAAACCTCGTGTACTCGTCGGTGTCATAGTCAGACATCAAGTACAAcgagttgatcgtcttaccgtCGAAGGAAACCATCTGCCTCCTGATTTTCACGTGATAGTCATCATGATTAACCTTTAAATTAGCGTAGAATTCCCGAACAAGGGACATCACAGCATGTGACAACGGCTTAACAAACTCATTCCAATTCAAATTTTGAGCGAGAACTAATGTCTCACAACCTGGGACACTTTGATCCATCCCCATTTCCCGCTGCATATTTTTCTCTTGCAGTTTTGTATAATTTTCAGCGGCAACAGCTTCCCAGAACCTTCGTATATCAAAAACAGCAGTAGACGACTCACCCTCCCCAGATTGAACCTGCTTACTCTTCTTCTTCGGCGGCATGACTCGTTCAAATAACAACCTTGCTTAATAACAATTTTCCCACAACAATACCTCACACAAAGATTTCCAACAATGTCGTACCCACAATATCAGTACAATCTATCATTAACTACTTCCTCTACAACATGCATTACTCCAATCCAACAATACTCAATAACAAACTCACTCAAGAAATTTGTCGAACATGTTATGTGCACAAACTCAAGAACTCTATTCTTTCAAATTTGAACATGGAATTGGAGATTCACAACATTAAGAACGATTACCTTGTGATaagatcaaaattttgcttGCACTTCATCTGGTGTCGACTCGTTTTGAAGACTTCTTGTCGAGAAACTTGAGCCAAAGGATGCCTTGTAAGTGAGAGATAAAGATGAATTAGCTTTGAGGATGATTTGTGTTGTGTATTATAGAGTTTTGTGGGTAAAACTTGTGGAGGAAGGGTGATTTCCGTCTCTGTTTTGAGAGGAGAGGCGGGCGCTGCTCTCGTGTTGGGGTAGAATGTGTTTTTCGAAgcccacttttttttttcaataaacgACCTAGCGTCGCGACGTTGGATATATAGCACTGCGGCGCTTCTTCTTTGGCCCTTAAGCGATGTGGCGCTAAGtgtctagcgcctaggcgctgatcCTTCAAAATATTGGCGCCGCGACGCTAATTTGTGGCACCTAGGTGCTAGTTCCTCGAGTGATTGGTGTTGTGGAGCTTGGATGTTAGCGCCTAAGCGCATGTCTTTCTGGAGTTACGATATTTGAGCTCCTTTCCACGCCTATTTTTTACCCCTTACCTACACAATAAAACACGTATCAATGTCTAATCTTCATAtgaataaatcaataaaataaaatgcaaaAAACAGTTAAAgtactgaaaataaaaaataacgaAAGCATTAAAAGATACTgattgggttgcctcccaataAGCGCTTTGTTTAACTTCGTCAGCCCGAATGTCACCAGTTCTGTTCAAGGTGGGTCGTGTGATCTCTTGGATGCCTCAATCTCCACCCTTTGACCTTCGGCCTCCATGGTCAATTTTCCTCATTTCACGTCAATGACGGCTCCAGCAATAGCCAAGCATGGTCGTCCTAGAATGATATGAACATTCTGACTGTTCTCTATGTCGAGCACAACGAAATATGTTGAAAACCTCAGTTTATCAATCTGAATTTCAACAAATTCCACAAAACCCAACATTGCCTTGACCGATTTATCTGTCAACTGCAAGATTAGTTCTGTGGGCTTCATCTTGCTCAGTCCAAGTTTCTCGTAAAGAGAATTTGAAATTACATTCACACTAGCTCCTGAATCACAAATCGTTTTTCCCACTCTTTGGCCTCCTATTGCACATGGTACAACGAATTCCCCGGGGTCTTGCATCTTCTGTGGGAGATTTCTTTGTATCCCCTCATCACCTCCTTCGGTAAATGCCACTTCCTCCTAATCTGTAGACTGAATGTTAATGTTTGGGTTCTTGAAATCTTCTAGACCTTTTCTCTTTTGAAACTCAGCCTCCAATTGTATAAATCTCTCGGGGCTGGGAAGTAAGAAAATATCAATGCACTGATCTAAATCGTAACTATTACCTCTCTTATCTCGGATGCCTTTGGTTGGTGGTGGCTTATCTTCCCAGATGGATGTGGGATCaacctttttttcttttctttctaccATACCAATTTCTTCATGCTATATAAAAACGACATTCACTTCTCTCAGATTTGGGTTTGCAGTCTTTGGGACTGTGCCTAATGGTTGAGACTTGAGTTGCTTCATTATCTGCCACACTTGCGACTCAAGGATTCTCGAGGAAGCACCAATATTCGCAATGTGTGTCTCTAGATTGTCAATCCTAGACTCAGTCCTAGCCATCCTCTTACCAGATTTAGCAACAAATGTCCCAACTAAATCCTCAAATGATGGCTTGCCTTCCCCATTTGATGTTTTGAACCCCGGGGGAGGATTCAACACATTCTTATTATTTGCGTAAGAAAAATTCTCATGGTTTCTCAAACCAGGATGATAAGTATTAGGGGGAAGGTAACCTCGATATCCTACATAGCCTCCAAAATTCTTGGTGTTGATGTATTGAACTTCTTCAGGAAAATGTGATTATTCAACAACAACCGACGGTCCTTCAGTGTCTGATGTACTCACTTTATTCATGGCTGCTATCAGCGTAATCAATGACTATACTTGTGCAATGAGTGATGTAATAGGATCCACAGTAGAAATTCCAGTTGTCCTCTTTACTCCTGACCTCTCAAATGGCCACTGGTAGCTATTTATAGTCATCTGTTCAAGCAAGTCATAAGCTTGATCAGGCGATTTGGCAAAGATCGTGCCACCCGCCGTTGCACCCACTGTTTCTCGTGTTTGCCCATTTAGACTGTTGTAGAATAGTTCAATTTTCACCCAGTCTTCAAAACCATGATTTGGGCATTTCCTCGACAACTCCTTATACATTTCCCACGCCTCATACAACTGCTCAAAATCAGTCTGCCTAAAAGTGCTGATCTCGATCTTCAACTGTTCAGACTTTGCAGGGGGAAAATACTTAGCAAGGAATTCGTTGCCAGCTCCTGTCATGTCGTGATACTTCCCAAGGGAACCGATTGAAGCCATCTTCTTGCTTGGTCCCTGAGAGAAAACAGAAATAAAC
This genomic interval carries:
- the LOC140960963 gene encoding uncharacterized protein, with amino-acid sequence MAENRENDRHNPPEAIPIRDHFRPVISTHYSGIAQRTINLNNFELKPALISMGPSKKMASIGSLGKYHDMTGAGNEFLAKYFPPAKSEQLKIEISTFRQTDFEQLYEAWEMYKELSRKCPNHGFEDWVKIELFYNSLNGQTRETVGATAGGTIFAKSPDQAYDLLEQMTINSYQWPFERSGVKRTTGISTVDPITSLIAQNFGGYVGYRGYLPPNTYHPGLRNHENFSYANNKNVLNPPPGFKTSNGEGKPSFEDLVGTFVAKSGKRMARTESRIDNLETHIANIGASSRILESQVWQIMKQLKSQPLGTVPKTANPNLREKEKKKRLIPHPSGKISHHQPKASEIREEEVAFTEGGDEGIQRNLPQKMQDPGEFVVPCAIGGQRVGKTICDSGASVNVISNSLYEKLGLSKMKPTELILQLTDKSVKAMLGFVEFVEIQIDKLRFSTYFVVLDIENSQNVHIILGRPCLAIAGAVIDVK